The sequence AAGAACTGACAGGCCTTCCGGTCGGAGTCAATTTGGAGCCGGTTGATACAGAAGCAAGAAACCTTGAAGACCTGGATAAACTGCCGCAAGGAAGAATCGCTTCCGAGAAAACATTCCAGCGTGTAAAGGAGCTTGGTTTCGATTACATATGCCTGACAGGTAATCCAAAAACCGGAGTGACAAATAAAGAAATTTCAGCATCTATCGCTTCAGCAAGAGCCATTCTCGGGCCCAATGCGCTGATTATTGCAGGAAAAATGCACGGAGCAGGGGTTGCAGGTGAAACAGGCGGAAGCATTGTGGCAGAATCGGATTTACAAACATTCATCGAAGCGGGAGCCGATATTATTTTGCTGCCGAGCCCGGGCACCGTTCCGGGAATGACCGTTGAAAAGGCGGAGAAGCTGGTCAAGACTGTGCATGAAAACGGTGCACTCGCACTGCTTACAATCGGAACAAGCCAGGAAGGCGCTGATGACGGTACGATCCGCACAATCGCACTCAACAGCAAAATGGCCGGTGCCGATCTTTACCATATCGGTGATGCAGGCTACACAGGCGTGGCTATACCTGAAAA comes from Bacillus marinisedimentorum and encodes:
- a CDS encoding PEP phosphonomutase → MKRMLDCRGSDFKNMNGQELKKSILASEGRVIISEVIGSFMPLYPSVTNAELAAAFGADMILFNLFDVFSPQMKGLDKVEPDRTITRLKELTGLPVGVNLEPVDTEARNLEDLDKLPQGRIASEKTFQRVKELGFDYICLTGNPKTGVTNKEISASIASARAILGPNALIIAGKMHGAGVAGETGGSIVAESDLQTFIEAGADIILLPSPGTVPGMTVEKAEKLVKTVHENGALALLTIGTSQEGADDGTIRTIALNSKMAGADLYHIGDAGYTGVAIPENIMAYSIAVRGKRHTYVRMAASPLR